From the genome of Lentilactobacillus buchneri, one region includes:
- the isdE gene encoding heme ABC transporter substrate-binding protein IsdE, giving the protein MKGSRKIALIVLSLVLVVGVLGGIFMSRIGAANHQKKARIVATTFAVVQIADKLDLPLVGVPTTQNKIPARYAHAARVGNPMNPSVEKIASLKPTVVYSVTTLQDQFGRAFKERHITPHFLDLTSVTKLKQTVTAMGKQYQRKAQAKHAVDQIDQAEQHVKLVAKRHATKPRVLVLMGLPGASYMIATNQSYVGDLVAIAGGHNVFSSKTQEFVSPNDEAIKKAQPQVILRLAHALPNIVIPQFNSEFKSDPMWKTLPAVKNHRVYDLEEPNFDATANMRAAKALQIVSNWLYPQEGSQTN; this is encoded by the coding sequence ATGAAAGGATCTCGTAAGATCGCTTTAATTGTGCTCTCACTTGTTTTGGTAGTTGGCGTGTTGGGCGGTATCTTTATGAGCCGAATCGGTGCTGCCAATCATCAGAAAAAAGCTCGGATTGTGGCAACGACTTTTGCGGTCGTTCAAATTGCAGATAAGCTCGATCTCCCGCTGGTCGGTGTGCCGACAACTCAAAATAAAATTCCGGCGCGTTATGCGCACGCTGCCCGGGTTGGCAATCCGATGAATCCTAGTGTTGAAAAAATTGCCAGTTTAAAACCGACCGTCGTCTATTCCGTGACGACCCTGCAGGACCAATTTGGAAGGGCATTTAAGGAACGCCATATTACGCCCCATTTTCTGGATTTAACCAGCGTCACCAAATTGAAACAAACGGTGACCGCAATGGGGAAACAATATCAGCGAAAAGCCCAGGCCAAACACGCAGTTGATCAAATTGACCAGGCAGAGCAGCATGTTAAACTGGTTGCCAAGCGCCATGCCACCAAACCTCGGGTGCTTGTCTTGATGGGGTTACCTGGGGCTTCCTATATGATTGCCACTAATCAATCCTACGTTGGTGATTTAGTCGCAATTGCCGGTGGTCACAATGTTTTCTCTTCAAAGACACAAGAGTTTGTCTCTCCCAACGATGAAGCCATCAAAAAAGCGCAGCCACAGGTTATTTTGCGATTGGCACACGCCTTACCCAATATCGTGATCCCACAATTTAACTCGGAATTTAAATCCGATCCGATGTGGAAGACGCTGCCTGCCGTTAAGAATCATCGCGTTTATGATCTGGAAGAACCCAACTTTGATGCAACTGCCAATATGCGGGCTGCCAAAGCCTTGCAGATCGTTTCGAATTGGCTGTATCCTCAAGAAGGGAGCCAAACGAATTGA
- a CDS encoding NEAT domain-containing protein, which translates to MELSNRSKWLLGLFVAIGLFIVSIIPASAQTIAYHPLRYGTNQTSMADGYFVKPANVVVKNHLYYVTMEIKTAKSLSSFPVKVNWVNGKAPLNVRRVKDRAGDSLLYYSFYANNLKKRINAKLAIDVPKVYKAHHLISFKFSTAGLPSLGRTHAAVATPKTATSTTKPKAATSPSTKAKQTNSRPKANAPKKTKKAAKTASSTKTKQPKAKQSSAKKASSQPSKASSNLTKPAKKTSDKPQAKKSGVPWIVGGVTVIAGLSAGLWIYFKH; encoded by the coding sequence ATGGAATTGTCAAATAGATCAAAGTGGCTATTGGGCCTCTTTGTCGCCATTGGACTGTTCATCGTTTCAATTATTCCAGCTAGTGCTCAAACCATTGCCTATCACCCATTGCGCTATGGAACCAATCAAACGTCAATGGCAGACGGCTATTTTGTTAAGCCGGCCAATGTGGTGGTGAAAAATCATCTCTATTACGTCACGATGGAAATTAAAACTGCCAAGAGTTTGTCATCATTTCCAGTCAAAGTGAATTGGGTCAACGGTAAAGCGCCATTAAATGTCCGTCGCGTGAAAGACCGGGCCGGAGATTCGCTGCTGTACTATTCATTTTATGCTAATAACCTGAAGAAACGGATCAATGCCAAGCTCGCTATTGACGTGCCCAAGGTTTATAAGGCCCATCACTTGATTTCGTTCAAATTTAGTACGGCTGGTCTGCCAAGCTTGGGAAGGACGCACGCCGCAGTGGCGACACCTAAGACAGCTACGTCAACGACAAAGCCTAAGGCGGCTACTAGTCCAAGTACGAAGGCAAAGCAAACCAACAGTCGACCCAAAGCCAATGCACCAAAGAAGACCAAAAAAGCTGCTAAGACTGCTAGCTCAACCAAGACAAAGCAACCCAAAGCAAAACAGTCTTCCGCCAAGAAAGCCTCATCACAGCCAAGTAAGGCCAGCAGTAACCTGACCAAACCAGCTAAAAAGACTTCAGACAAACCCCAAGCAAAAAAGAGCGGGGTTCCTTGGATTGTCGGCGGCGTGACTGTGATTGCCGGACTTTCAGCAGGATTGTGGATTTACTTTAAACATTAG
- a CDS encoding NEAT domain-containing protein, whose amino-acid sequence MKKRFVHFIQFVFVAIIFAFVGGAFSSNAKADSVNLSDASYTVPITLLKSGSSSQSIANHFFDQTAQVTVSKGTYTTVITTNGANYIASMTMGDQTALPIVTSGNNGTLTFNLTNPSSTMPVSFTLHNIPILGQMQESADFSFDWADAVKVPGSDAATTTTTDSSTTTEPAATSSSATTPAATSSSATTPTTTTTSTVTTKKKTTAKAKVPTTTRKYVVLKGDSNSKSMANQYYTRTAVIKKIAKHYNVQLKVAYKKNLKLGSKAVRPVTINGRKVKSSVVSYGQTTNYYTMTYSFNVSSFKTLKKVIKGSIHVVVPQAQINTTWPIRFKFSQKAPAKASKHVAVVPTATSAKLSTSSQTKLPQTGDASQNSLSMLGLALVSGLSFVWGSNHGIVK is encoded by the coding sequence ATGAAAAAACGTTTTGTACATTTTATTCAGTTTGTTTTTGTAGCAATTATTTTCGCATTTGTGGGGGGTGCATTTTCATCCAATGCTAAGGCTGATTCTGTCAACCTAAGTGACGCTTCGTACACTGTACCAATTACTTTATTGAAGAGCGGCAGCAGTTCTCAATCGATTGCCAATCATTTTTTTGACCAAACTGCCCAGGTGACAGTGTCTAAAGGAACCTATACGACTGTCATTACGACAAACGGTGCCAACTATATTGCCAGCATGACGATGGGGGATCAAACGGCATTGCCAATTGTGACCTCTGGGAACAATGGAACCTTAACGTTCAATTTGACCAATCCAAGCAGCACTATGCCGGTTAGCTTTACGCTTCATAACATTCCAATTCTTGGACAAATGCAAGAATCTGCCGACTTTTCGTTTGACTGGGCAGATGCTGTAAAGGTTCCTGGATCAGATGCCGCCACAACCACGACAACTGATTCAAGTACCACGACCGAACCTGCAGCCACCAGCAGCAGTGCCACAACGCCTGCAGCTACCAGCAGTTCGGCTACAACTCCGACGACAACGACCACGTCAACTGTTACCACCAAAAAGAAGACCACCGCTAAAGCAAAGGTGCCAACCACAACTCGAAAGTATGTGGTTTTAAAGGGTGACTCAAATTCAAAGTCAATGGCTAACCAATATTACACTCGAACGGCCGTGATTAAAAAAATTGCTAAGCACTACAACGTCCAACTGAAGGTTGCTTACAAGAAGAACTTAAAGTTGGGGTCAAAAGCTGTTCGCCCAGTGACCATCAATGGCCGCAAAGTGAAATCCTCAGTTGTTAGTTATGGTCAAACGACTAATTACTACACCATGACTTATTCATTTAACGTTTCATCATTCAAAACTTTGAAGAAAGTTATCAAGGGTTCAATCCATGTGGTTGTCCCTCAAGCCCAAATCAATACAACTTGGCCAATTCGTTTCAAGTTTAGCCAAAAAGCGCCTGCCAAGGCCAGCAAGCATGTTGCTGTTGTACCGACAGCTACTTCAGCTAAGCTGAGCACTTCCAGCCAGACTAAATTACCACAAACTGGTGATGCCAGCCAAAACAGCTTGTCAATGCTTGGATTAGCACTCGTATCAGGATTATCTTTTGTTTGGGGGAGTAATCATGGAATTGTCAAATAG
- a CDS encoding LTA synthase family protein, which yields MLTDKKYRFSNLLNTRIGFFLLVVILFCIKTYIAYQTKFTLGVKGGMQEFLLAVNPIPAALLTLGIALYFSGRLSYWLMMIIDTLESIWIFANILYYREFSDFLSLGVIKGSGNVQNNLGKSLVEILHFSDFFVFLDVIILIALLAFHVIRIDAAPFKKRYAFLITVVSFLLMGGEYGLASTDRSGLLTRTFDNNYIVKYLGLNEYAAFNAYQTQKESATRSKAKASDMDSILKYLDHSRAKANPAYFGKAKGENVFIIHLESFQQFLINYKVDGREVTPHLNAFFHNKNTIGFDNFFHQVAQGKTSDAEMMLENSLYGLPQGSAMVTYGAQNTYQAAPAILDQRGYTTAAFHGDVPSFWNRDSTYKSWGYDYFFSSQYYKTKPSYSVGYGLKDKIFFRDAANYIQQLPQPFYAKLITLTNHYPYLLDKQNTDFPATKTGDKTVDPYVQTAHYLDQAFAEFMNYLKRTGLMKNSMIVVYGDHYGISNNHRPAIAQLLHKKSINNYDLAQFQKVPFMIHAPGLKGGVNHTYGGEIDVLPTILHLLGDKNNNTIQFGTDLLSKQHDQRVAFRDGDFVTPKYTKVGSDVYLTKTGKLITPNAAQKRQLASIQNHVTTELSLSDRVIWGDLLRFYTPKGFKKVNRKDFTYQYTKALDNLKQAQKKEPTSIEAKNNGKSTMNLYKTDAPELK from the coding sequence ATGTTAACGGATAAGAAATATCGTTTTTCAAATCTTTTAAACACCAGAATTGGCTTCTTTTTGCTGGTTGTCATTTTGTTTTGTATCAAGACGTATATTGCGTATCAAACTAAATTTACGCTGGGCGTTAAAGGCGGCATGCAGGAATTCTTGCTGGCAGTCAACCCCATCCCGGCGGCACTATTGACATTGGGCATTGCCCTTTATTTTAGTGGCCGGCTGTCTTATTGGTTGATGATGATCATCGATACTTTGGAGAGTATCTGGATTTTTGCCAATATTCTGTACTACCGTGAGTTTTCCGACTTTCTTTCGTTAGGTGTCATCAAAGGATCCGGCAATGTTCAAAATAACTTGGGGAAGAGCCTGGTTGAAATTCTTCACTTCAGTGACTTTTTTGTTTTTCTAGATGTGATTATTTTGATTGCCTTGTTGGCTTTTCATGTGATTCGAATTGACGCCGCTCCATTTAAGAAGCGTTATGCATTTTTGATTACGGTCGTTTCTTTTCTCTTGATGGGTGGCGAATACGGTCTGGCAAGCACTGATCGGTCTGGTTTGTTGACCAGAACCTTCGACAATAATTATATTGTTAAATACTTAGGGTTAAACGAGTATGCCGCTTTTAATGCATACCAAACCCAAAAAGAATCCGCTACCCGATCAAAAGCCAAGGCCAGCGATATGGATAGTATTTTGAAATACTTAGATCATAGTCGGGCCAAGGCCAATCCGGCTTATTTTGGCAAGGCCAAGGGCGAGAACGTCTTCATTATTCATCTTGAAAGTTTCCAGCAGTTCTTAATTAATTATAAAGTCGACGGCAGGGAAGTGACGCCCCACCTGAATGCCTTTTTCCACAATAAAAATACCATTGGTTTTGATAACTTCTTTCACCAGGTTGCTCAAGGGAAGACTTCTGATGCCGAAATGATGTTGGAAAATTCTCTGTACGGGTTACCTCAAGGATCTGCCATGGTGACATATGGTGCCCAGAACACGTATCAGGCGGCGCCCGCTATCTTGGATCAACGAGGCTACACAACAGCTGCATTCCATGGGGATGTTCCCAGCTTTTGGAATCGGGACAGTACGTACAAGTCCTGGGGATATGATTATTTCTTCAGCTCTCAATATTACAAGACGAAGCCGTCTTACAGTGTCGGGTATGGTCTCAAGGATAAGATTTTCTTTAGAGATGCTGCCAATTATATTCAACAGCTGCCTCAGCCGTTTTATGCCAAACTCATTACTTTGACCAATCATTATCCATATTTGCTGGATAAACAAAATACTGATTTTCCTGCCACTAAGACCGGGGATAAAACGGTTGACCCATACGTTCAAACTGCCCATTATCTGGACCAGGCCTTCGCGGAATTTATGAATTATCTTAAGCGAACCGGTTTGATGAAGAACAGTATGATTGTCGTATACGGTGATCATTACGGTATTTCCAATAATCACCGCCCGGCCATCGCCCAGCTGCTCCATAAGAAATCGATTAACAATTATGATTTGGCACAGTTCCAGAAGGTTCCGTTCATGATTCATGCACCTGGCCTTAAGGGTGGGGTCAATCACACATATGGTGGTGAGATTGATGTCTTGCCAACTATTTTGCATCTGTTAGGCGACAAGAATAATAATACGATTCAGTTTGGAACCGATCTGTTATCCAAGCAGCATGATCAGCGGGTTGCATTCCGGGATGGCGATTTTGTCACACCGAAATATACCAAGGTTGGCAGCGACGTTTATTTGACTAAGACGGGCAAACTGATTACGCCAAATGCCGCTCAAAAACGGCAGTTGGCTAGCATCCAAAACCATGTGACAACGGAATTATCATTATCCGATCGGGTCATCTGGGGAGATTTACTCAGGTTCTACACACCTAAGGGATTCAAAAAAGTTAATCGCAAAGATTTCACTTACCAATATACCAAGGCTCTTGATAATTTAAAGCAGGCCCAAAAGAAAGAACCAACCAGCATTGAAGCAAAGAACAATGGTAAATCGACTATGAATTTGTACAAGACCGATGCACCTGAATTGAAATAG
- a CDS encoding lysylphosphatidylglycerol synthase transmembrane domain-containing protein encodes MSRNNKITLFTMVIIGIAIIAYSLRDVKLSVLIHDLFTLNPWWILVAFLCICAYLLIEGVITKVLVSNRVEHFTFKDALRVPLVEQLFNGITPFSSGGQPGQLFVMLQTGIDGGRASSALLMKFVVYQGMIVINFFISLVIGFHFVATKLHFLALFVLFGFLIHLFVIVGLLLIMYWPSFTKKLSKLLFHPVKWFIKDEKFYSMRETMYSKIDNLFEESVRIGRQPKLLLKIVVLTFFQLLFYYLIPYFIMLSLGYTGINVIMVTSLHIMIVMIISLFPIPGGSGGAEFSFESLFHSFISSNSKLVLAMIIWRILTYYFGMAAGACALLVKPDKVDDPDNRIK; translated from the coding sequence ATGTCACGAAATAATAAAATTACCCTCTTTACGATGGTGATAATTGGGATTGCAATTATTGCATACTCTTTGAGGGACGTTAAATTGAGTGTGCTGATCCATGACCTGTTCACCCTGAATCCTTGGTGGATTTTAGTCGCCTTTCTTTGCATCTGTGCCTATTTATTAATTGAGGGCGTAATTACAAAAGTCTTGGTGTCCAATCGCGTTGAACACTTCACGTTTAAGGATGCTCTGCGGGTTCCGCTGGTTGAACAGCTATTTAATGGGATTACCCCGTTTTCATCTGGGGGCCAACCCGGACAGTTGTTTGTCATGCTGCAGACTGGGATTGATGGCGGTCGGGCAAGCTCCGCTCTGTTGATGAAGTTTGTGGTGTATCAAGGAATGATTGTGATCAACTTTTTTATCAGCTTGGTCATTGGATTCCATTTTGTTGCAACCAAATTGCACTTTTTGGCGCTGTTTGTTTTATTTGGCTTTTTAATTCATTTATTTGTCATCGTTGGCTTACTGTTGATAATGTATTGGCCGTCGTTTACCAAGAAACTTTCAAAATTACTTTTTCATCCTGTCAAATGGTTCATCAAGGACGAGAAATTTTATTCAATGCGTGAAACGATGTATTCCAAAATTGATAATTTGTTTGAGGAAAGCGTCAGAATTGGGCGTCAACCCAAGCTATTATTAAAAATCGTTGTTCTCACATTTTTTCAACTTCTTTTTTATTACCTCATCCCATATTTCATTATGCTATCGCTCGGCTATACGGGTATCAACGTGATTATGGTTACCAGTTTACACATCATGATTGTGATGATTATTTCGTTGTTCCCAATTCCTGGTGGTTCTGGTGGTGCCGAATTCAGTTTTGAATCACTTTTCCATAGCTTTATTTCGAGTAACAGCAAATTGGTATTGGCAATGATTATTTGGAGAATTTTAACGTATTACTTTGGAATGGCTGCTGGGGCCTGTGCTTTATTAGTCAAACCAGATAAAGTTGATGATCCCGATAACCGCATTAAATAG
- a CDS encoding glycosyltransferase family 4 protein: MLRINMFSTADKVKGQGVGSAYVELVRMLKDHFPNDFKITINSYAPADITHYHTINPSFYLSTFSRRRGRKIGYVHFLPETLEGSIKIPQPFKAIFYKYVIAFYKRMDHIVVVNPSFIPKLERYGINKERITYIPNFVSKAEFYDVDDQQKQALRVKHGYDPKRFTILGSGQIQTRKGVLDFVKLAKQNPTIQFIWTGGFSFGKITEGYADLEKIVKDPPSNLSFPGIIDRAKMVQYYNMADLFLLPSYNELFPMSVLEAFSTNTPVMLRDLDLYKSIISGYYLPAADEKQMNEQLHQLLLNPNKLAALQHETTIASERYSEDHLAKVWYDFYNQQSKEG; encoded by the coding sequence ATGTTAAGGATTAATATGTTTTCAACCGCGGATAAGGTCAAGGGTCAAGGCGTCGGCAGTGCCTATGTGGAACTGGTGAGAATGCTCAAGGACCACTTTCCTAATGATTTTAAAATCACCATTAATAGCTATGCACCTGCGGATATTACTCATTACCATACAATTAATCCCAGTTTCTACCTCTCGACATTTTCGAGGCGAAGAGGGCGAAAAATCGGCTATGTCCATTTCCTGCCGGAAACCTTGGAAGGCAGCATTAAAATCCCCCAGCCGTTTAAGGCGATTTTTTATAAGTATGTAATTGCCTTTTATAAGCGGATGGACCACATTGTCGTGGTTAACCCATCGTTTATTCCCAAGCTGGAACGCTACGGAATTAACAAGGAACGGATTACTTATATTCCTAATTTCGTCAGCAAAGCCGAATTCTATGATGTTGATGACCAACAAAAACAAGCCCTAAGAGTCAAGCATGGATACGATCCAAAACGATTCACCATTTTAGGCAGCGGCCAAATTCAAACTCGTAAAGGGGTGTTGGATTTCGTGAAGCTGGCCAAGCAAAACCCGACGATCCAATTTATTTGGACGGGTGGTTTTTCGTTTGGCAAAATTACCGAGGGTTATGCTGATTTGGAAAAAATCGTCAAGGATCCCCCAAGTAATTTATCGTTTCCAGGAATTATTGACCGCGCCAAGATGGTTCAATATTATAATATGGCGGATTTATTTCTCCTTCCGTCCTATAATGAATTGTTTCCGATGTCGGTTCTTGAAGCGTTTTCAACTAATACCCCGGTGATGCTTCGAGATCTTGACTTATACAAGTCGATCATCAGCGGTTATTATCTTCCTGCTGCTGATGAAAAACAGATGAATGAACAGCTGCACCAACTGTTATTGAATCCTAACAAATTGGCGGCTTTACAGCATGAAACGACGATTGCCAGTGAACGCTATTCTGAAGATCATCTCGCCAAAGTTTGGTATGATTTTTATAATCAACAATCTAAGGAAGGTTAA
- a CDS encoding glycosyltransferase family 4 protein, whose translation MNVGIFTDTYFPQVSGVATSIKTLKNELERQGNQVYIFTTTDPHVDKDTYEQNIFRFSSIPFISFTDRRIAVRGLFQAYEIAKELNLDIVHTQTEFSMGMIGKFVAKNLNIPCVHTYHTMYEDYLHYVANGKLLKPVHVKEGTLAFCYHLSGVIAPSDRVLDKLTDYGVKSEIRIIPTGIDVDMYAEEIKTDIRKEYHISPDTPLMLSISRLAYEKNISEVIDYLPKILTEVPNAILMIVGDGPAKDDLMSQVHALQLDDHVILTGEVANDHVNAFYRACDVFVSTSKSESQGLTYIEAMAAGLPVVVSASDYTNGLLSSETLGQTFEHDDEFVGIVTHYLKHEVNTQTPKAKQILKKKLTAISAETFGKRVINFYHSVAVAQELQDNATTNID comes from the coding sequence GTGAATGTTGGGATTTTTACGGATACATATTTTCCGCAGGTGAGCGGTGTTGCGACCTCGATTAAGACTCTCAAAAATGAATTGGAGAGACAGGGTAACCAGGTCTATATTTTCACCACAACAGATCCGCACGTCGATAAGGACACCTACGAGCAGAATATTTTCCGTTTCTCAAGTATCCCCTTTATCTCATTTACGGATCGGCGGATTGCGGTCCGCGGATTATTTCAAGCTTACGAAATTGCCAAAGAACTCAACTTGGATATTGTTCATACGCAAACCGAGTTTTCGATGGGAATGATCGGCAAATTTGTCGCCAAAAACCTGAATATTCCTTGTGTGCATACTTATCACACAATGTATGAAGATTATTTGCACTATGTGGCTAATGGCAAGTTGCTCAAACCCGTCCACGTTAAAGAAGGGACGTTGGCTTTTTGCTACCACCTGTCAGGTGTGATTGCCCCCAGTGATCGTGTATTGGACAAATTGACAGATTATGGCGTTAAAAGCGAGATTCGGATTATTCCAACCGGAATCGACGTTGATATGTACGCTGAAGAAATCAAGACCGACATTCGCAAAGAGTATCATATTTCTCCGGATACGCCTCTGATGCTTTCGATTAGCCGTTTGGCATACGAAAAAAACATCTCAGAGGTGATTGACTATCTGCCAAAAATTTTGACGGAGGTTCCAAACGCCATCTTAATGATTGTGGGTGACGGTCCTGCCAAGGATGATTTGATGAGTCAGGTGCATGCGCTGCAGCTGGATGATCATGTTATCCTTACCGGTGAAGTTGCCAACGATCACGTCAATGCTTTCTATCGGGCATGCGACGTCTTTGTTTCCACCTCTAAATCAGAATCTCAAGGACTGACCTACATTGAAGCAATGGCTGCCGGACTTCCAGTAGTCGTTTCGGCCAGTGATTATACCAATGGGTTGTTGAGCTCCGAAACTTTGGGGCAGACATTTGAGCACGACGATGAATTTGTTGGGATTGTGACTCATTATTTAAAGCACGAGGTTAATACCCAGACACCCAAAGCCAAACAAATCTTGAAAAAGAAACTGACTGCGATTTCTGCAGAAACCTTTGGCAAACGGGTGATTAACTTTTATCATTCAGTAGCGGTGGCCCAAGAATTACAAGATAATGCCACTACTAATATCGACTAA
- the ptsP gene encoding phosphoenolpyruvate--protein phosphotransferase, translating to MKEFKGIAASDGIAIASAFRLTEPDLSFKKRSITDASDEIKRLYAAIDVSKDELLTIQQRTLEDLGSSEAEVFKAHGAILSDPELLNRIKSTIEKEKVNAEYALTKVTDGYIKIFNSMTDNEYIRQRSSDIRDVTKRVLSHLLRVPLVDPALIHHKVIIIAHDLTPSDTAQFVPSYVLGIVSDMGGRTSHSAIMSRSLEIPAVVGFKGRLADIKNGDTVIVDGSTGNVIVNPTEAQTDEYTQKQADYRQRKSKLADFKHQMTSSSDGKHPIIAANIGTLDDLDGAIENGAEGIGLFRTEFLYMDSNHLPTEDEQFNVYKTVLQKMGKKPVIIRTADIGGDKDLPYLDVPKEANPFLGYRAIRMSLDKPDIFRTQVRALLRASSFGNLSVMFPMITTINELKKAKNIFNQERIKLIREKVRVKPVKIGIMVEVPAAAILADQFATEVDFMSIGTNDLIQYIMAADRGNRMVSYLYQPYNPAVLRMIKHIIDACHDNNLPAYMCGEMAGDQTAIPILVGMGLNEFSMSASSILKSRALIKRLDSREMVTLANKAVTMASTSEEVTAFVHQATNNVQ from the coding sequence ATGAAAGAGTTTAAGGGGATTGCCGCAAGTGATGGAATTGCCATTGCATCTGCATTTCGGTTAACTGAACCTGATTTAAGCTTTAAAAAGCGGAGCATTACTGATGCCTCTGATGAAATTAAGCGGCTTTATGCTGCGATTGATGTCTCAAAAGACGAGCTTTTAACAATTCAACAACGAACACTTGAAGACCTCGGCAGCAGTGAAGCTGAGGTCTTTAAAGCTCATGGTGCAATTTTGTCTGATCCTGAATTACTCAATCGGATCAAGTCAACGATTGAAAAAGAGAAGGTGAATGCCGAATATGCTTTAACCAAAGTCACGGACGGCTACATCAAAATCTTTAATTCAATGACGGATAACGAATATATTCGCCAACGTTCAAGCGATATTCGTGATGTTACCAAGCGGGTTTTAAGTCACCTGCTGCGAGTACCGCTGGTTGATCCGGCCTTGATTCACCACAAGGTCATTATCATTGCCCACGACTTAACTCCCAGCGATACAGCTCAATTCGTGCCGAGTTATGTGTTGGGAATCGTGTCCGATATGGGTGGACGAACTTCTCATTCGGCCATAATGTCGCGTTCATTGGAGATTCCTGCAGTCGTGGGGTTCAAGGGCCGGCTGGCAGATATCAAGAACGGCGATACGGTCATTGTTGACGGATCAACTGGGAACGTCATCGTTAATCCGACTGAAGCCCAAACAGACGAATATACTCAAAAGCAGGCTGACTATCGTCAACGCAAGAGCAAGTTGGCTGATTTCAAACATCAAATGACCAGTTCTTCTGACGGTAAGCATCCAATCATTGCTGCTAATATTGGCACTTTGGACGACTTGGACGGCGCTATTGAAAATGGTGCCGAGGGAATCGGCTTGTTTCGAACTGAATTTTTATATATGGACTCTAATCACCTGCCTACTGAAGATGAGCAGTTCAATGTTTACAAGACGGTGCTTCAAAAGATGGGCAAAAAGCCGGTGATCATTCGGACTGCTGATATCGGTGGTGACAAGGATTTACCGTATTTGGATGTTCCAAAGGAGGCCAATCCATTTTTGGGCTACCGGGCAATTCGGATGAGCCTGGATAAGCCGGATATTTTCCGCACCCAGGTCCGCGCACTGCTGCGGGCTTCTTCGTTTGGAAATCTGTCAGTGATGTTTCCAATGATTACGACCATTAATGAACTGAAAAAAGCTAAGAATATTTTCAATCAGGAACGGATCAAATTGATTCGGGAAAAGGTTCGGGTAAAACCGGTTAAGATTGGGATTATGGTTGAAGTTCCGGCCGCGGCCATTCTGGCTGACCAATTTGCCACTGAGGTTGATTTCATGAGTATTGGGACGAATGATTTAATCCAATACATCATGGCCGCCGATCGTGGCAACCGGATGGTTTCATATCTTTACCAGCCTTATAATCCGGCCGTTTTACGAATGATCAAGCATATTATCGATGCTTGTCATGATAATAATCTTCCTGCCTATATGTGCGGTGAGATGGCTGGCGATCAGACCGCTATTCCTATTTTGGTTGGAATGGGGCTCAACGAATTTTCAATGAGCGCTTCTTCAATTCTCAAGTCCCGGGCGTTAATCAAACGGCTCGATTCAAGAGAGATGGTCACCCTTGCCAACAAGGCGGTTACCATGGCCAGCACCAGTGAAGAAGTCACTGCCTTTGTTCACCAGGCCACTAATAACGTCCAATAG
- a CDS encoding phosphocarrier protein HPr, with product MEKRQFNIIAETGIHARPATLLVQTASKFNSDITLEYQEKSVNLKSIMGVMSLGVGQSAAVTITADGDDEKEAIDAISETMKAEGLTE from the coding sequence ATGGAAAAACGTCAATTTAATATCATCGCAGAAACAGGAATTCATGCTCGTCCAGCTACTTTGTTGGTTCAAACTGCCAGCAAGTTCAACTCAGATATCACCCTTGAATACCAAGAAAAGTCAGTTAACTTGAAGTCAATTATGGGTGTGATGTCACTCGGAGTTGGTCAAAGTGCAGCTGTTACGATTACTGCTGACGGCGATGACGAAAAAGAAGCCATTGATGCAATTAGCGAAACGATGAAAGCAGAAGGACTGACTGAATAA